The DNA window CGGGCGAGGTGTGGGTCGGAATTCGAGAACGCGACGGCGTGCCCGGCCTTCGTCCCCTCCCCCCAGTAGGCCACCACCCCGGCGACCCATAGAGGGTCGCTGGTCCAACCGGCCGCCTCTTGCGTCGCCTCGCGACGCAGCCGTTGCACCCGCGTTCGGTTCTGCTCACGGCGTCGCTGGCCCAGTTGGGCGTCGATCTCCCGCGGGCGCCTCAACCCGGCGAGGCGCGCCCTCGCCTCCGCTCCCAGCTCCAGGTCACGGCACCACCCAGAGAGGGTGCCCTTCGTCACGGGCACCAGCCGGGAGATCTCGGAGTACGAGAGCCCCATCCGACGCAGCTCCCGGCCGATCTCGCGCCTCTCCCACCGCTTCAGCTCACCCCACCGGGCGACGCTGTCGCACACATGATCCGTGAAGAACATGTGTTCGACGGTACCGGCCGCGGGTGACATCTCCCGTGTCCGTGTGACAGGATCTGCTCATGCCCAAGGTCCCGCGTTCACCGGCGTCCGCCGTCGAGCTCCTCTCCCTGGAGGAGGGGCAGACGGTCATCGCCGCAGCTCCCTCCACCGGGTTCGTCGAGGCCCTCTCCGAAGCGGTCGGGGCCGAGGGCACGGTCACCGTCACGATCCCGCCTCCGGAGCTCGACCTCCCCGAGAACGCCAGGGTCGAGGAGACCCTCCCGGAGGAGGCGTCGGCCGACCTGGTGATCGTCTGGCTCGCGGTCGTCCCAGCGAACACGATCCGGGACCATGCGGCCCGGGTCGCGGACGGGGGCGCGTTGTGGGCCGTCCTGCCTCGGGTCGCGCGCGGCGAACTCGCGCCCGTCGGCGAGGCAGAGGTGAAGCGGACGTTGCTGGTGTCCGGCTGGCGTGACACCAGGACCGTTCCGCTCTCGTCCGACTCGTACGCCATCCGGTTCTCCCGACGGCGATGACGGCCGCGCCCACGGCGGGGGTCATCCTCGCGGGCGGGACCTCCTCGCGCATGGGACGTCCGAAGGCACTCGTGCCCTTCCGGGGACAGCCGATGGTCCTGCACGTTGCGCAGGCGTTGGGCGCCGTCGTGGACGACTTCCTCGTCGTGACGAACGACCCATCCCTCGCCGCGAACCTGGCCGTACCGGTGGTCCCCGACCCCCCGGGGGCGGCCGGTCCTCTCGCGGGGATCGCGGCGGGTCTGGACGCCCTCGACGGCCGGGGCGCCATCGTGCTGGCGTGCGACATGCCCCTGGTCGAGCCTCATGCGCTCACGGCCATCCTGGATCTGAGCGAGGATCACGAGGCCGTCGTCCCGCGCACCGACGACGGTCGCCTCGAGCCGCTGCATGCGT is part of the Actinomycetota bacterium genome and encodes:
- a CDS encoding molybdenum cofactor guanylyltransferase; the protein is MTAAPTAGVILAGGTSSRMGRPKALVPFRGQPMVLHVAQALGAVVDDFLVVTNDPSLAANLAVPVVPDPPGAAGPLAGIAAGLDALDGRGAIVLACDMPLVEPHALTAILDLSEDHEAVVPRTDDGRLEPLHAFYGPACREAAWELVRRGERRAHALADAVRTLFVPTSDIDPSGASFTSVDTEEALARLG